The window ctctctgtctctagctctctctgtaattctctttcaaataaataaaataaatcttaaaaaaaaaaactaagtctgAAAGCAAGAATGCAGGCCGTGGCcttcataatttttatattggCCACACATGAAAATAGCAATACTTTCGATATACAGGATTCAAAAAAATGTCTTATTAGAGTTAATTCTACCtgtttctgtttggttttttGAATGTGGCTGCTGGAGATTGGAGATTCCACCTGTGGCTCCTGTTACGCTCCTATTGGCCAGAGATGGTCTGTTCCCTCCTGCTGAGCTATCATTGTCTCCCAACAGAAGACACCACCTGTGATGGCCTCTCTGCCCTTGTGCTTCTCCTCCAGAAAGGAGCCAAAGGTTCCTCTGGCCCCAGCAGGCAGAATTTTTCCCGGAAAGCTCACACAACAGAGCGGGAGGTGGCGGGAGGCATTTTCCCCAAGAGCCCAAAGCAGAGGGATGTGACCCCTCTGCCGTCCCCCACTCCCGTCAAGAACCAGAGAGAAGTAGGTGCTGGTGCACAGGACCtggcacagaaacacaaacagaaatCAGCACAATAAATGTGAGTCATACACCTTAACCCAGTATGTCCAAAATATCCTCTCACATATAACCAGTGCGAAAATAATCGTGGACGTATCTTATCCTCTTTTTTTGCACACTGAGTTGTCCATGTACCCTGCATCGCCACTCGCACGTGGCCAGTGGCGGCTGCACTGGGCCTCACGGCTCTAGAGAGCATGAAGGTCCCAACAGGGGCAAAAGCAACCGAGCGGCTGCAGGAATCCACGTGTCCACTGCTCAGGAAACCGCGAAGTCACACAACCCTAGGGACGAAAAGACTCCGGATATTTAAACCAAAAAAAGGTCAGTGAGAAAACACTGCCATGCTAAACCACGGTCCTTGTTAAATGGTGTGGGTGTGgggttttccctttttctttataCTTTGCTATTCCTTACAATGGTCCAGAAAAGTATAATCTCTAATACTGACATGGAGACATTCTTGAAATTTAGGATGATTGCAACAATGAACCGTGATGTATTTACTGGGCCACTGTCCGTCTGGCCCTGAGGTCTCCAAGAACATCTGACAACACAGCCACTTGTGGGGTAGGGGAGCTGGTCCCTAGCTAGGCAGGCACTTCCCACACCTTAACCGGGAATGTAAAAGCTACGTGCCAGCAAGGGCTGTAGGAAACTCTTCGCTAAGTCAGCAGCAGAGAAGTGTCAAGTGCATCTGTTTCGGCCGCCCGCCCCGCACCCGCGCCAGACCAAGAGTCCCTGCACAGGCAGCTGGGTGTGGGAGGAAGTGCTCAGACTCGAAAAACAGGTGATCACACGTTCCTTCGGCATGTGCAAAGTATGAATCAGATCCTTGACACAATGCCTGCCTGGGACACACAGGCACGGCTCTACAATGTAGCCCCACCCCTCGTCCGCACAAGCAAACACACGTGTATACATGCGCATGAACACACAGCCTGGAACAGCCATCGAGGTCCAGGGATGCTGCCGCGCTTGTCCACGACGTGTCCATATCCCGGGAATGTGAGACGTGCAGCAGCAGCTTCAGCACAACCCCAGGGAGCCCCACGCTCGGAGGACGGCAGCCAGGCACGCTGCGGGCGGAAGGTGTGGGGTGCACAGCTGTGTTTGCCAGCTGGGCTCATCACAGACCTCTGCCGAGCATGATTGCAGGCGGGGAGGAGCCATTTCCGGCTTCCGAGATTAAAGTAATGCTGACCCATTTGCCCCAGAAGGCAATGCACTAGATGAGTGACTGCCAAGTgctgtggaggtggaggtggaggtggagggcagTGTCCAGTGACCTGGCCTCTCTTAGGGGCAGGAAGATGCTCTGAACTTGGGGTAGCCACAGCTGCACAACTCTGATCACACACAAGCCTGGGAGTTGTATGCTTTAAATGAGTTCTAGGAATAGAATCCTATCTCAGTAGAGCTGGAGTTGGTTTAGAAGTAACAAGCTCAGACATGAAAGCAACCCATCCACTCCCTTTGAGCAAAAAAGGAGGTTTTGGTCGCCTCGGGCTCTGCTTTCCCGGTGCACAGGACGGGAGTGGCCATCCGCTCCCTTATGCTACTGAAGACTCAGGTAGGAGGACCGGGGCCCCCAGAagggctgctctgctctgctaaaCACCCAGCGTACCCCTAAAGGCAGGCGAGGCAGCCTGCTGAAGGCCATGACCTTTCTCTTCCCCCGACACCTCTGGCCTCATTACAAGTGCCCTGGCCCAAGACTGCTGGAGCATCCTTCCCAGGAACTAAAGGTGAGGTGGACAGGGCAGGCCCGGGGCTCTTTTAGGGATAATGGAAAAAATGCCATCGATTGGATGACGCAGCTAGGAAGAGGGGCATTGCCCTCCACCTCCTACTGCTTTAAGTGACTCCTCCACCGAAACCCCTGGGGAAACAGAGCTGTGGACAGTCACTGGCTTTGAGATGCTTTTGAATTATTTAGGCTCCCTCTGCCTAAATAAATCCAGATTCAAAACCAGATGGCTCTGGACTCCCGAACACGGCCAGGCATCCCCTACCACTCAGCCACCGCAGCCAGCCAGAGGCATTTCAAACTTTCCCAACAGCTTCAGTTGGACGAATTGAAAGAACACAGGGTAGAGAATATGTTTGGAAACAAACAGCTGCCACGCCTCCAACCATTCCTCTCACTGTTTTCCACTTCTCAACACACTGATAGCATGGAGCAGGTGTGCCTAAGCAAGCCGAGATGGAACTCAGCACTCGGGGGAACCTTTGCCGCTGACCCCACACCCCAACACCCCCACGGGAATTTATTCTTGTAAATACCTGGCAGCCTGGAGCTCTTCCGGAACCAGGGGTGGCAGCGTCTGGTCCTGCATGTTGCCAAGTTCTGGAGGTGAGGAGACACACACCTTCCTGTCCCCGGCCGCAGTGGGGTGCTCACGCCTCGGCTGCTCCTCAGCCTGCTGGTGCCCGGCTGGGCTGCCCCCGGGCGAGGTGGCTGCATCCTCCATGGGTTGCACTGAATCAGGGAAGCCTGGGTCTTGACGGCTCCCTGGCAGAGCTGTGTCAGGAGCTGACCTGGCGAGCACCCCTGTAGGACCTGTTTCGGGCAGGTCACCTGAGGCACGTGCCCGTGTCTCACCTGGGCTCAAGATGATGTCACCCACTGCTTCTGCAGCAGGTCCTGCCACTCTGCCAGGCTCCAAGGCAGTGCCCAGCGCTTTCCCAGCTGGCGGCTCTGGGGCACTCTGCTCCCCGGGGACATTCTGCCCTCCTGCGATGCCGGCAGCACCTCCAGGCCTCCTCTCACCTCCAAGTGTGTCCAGGGTCCAGGCCTCATCGCTGGCCTCAGGCCCAGTCAGGACGTCCCCACGGGGAGAAGAGATGTCCGGGGCATGTGTGGAGCTGGGCACGTTGCCTGGACCCTCTGGGCGAGCAGGCTCCTGGGGACCGTCTCCTCTGTGCTGCCTGTCACGGGCAGCTGTCTCCTGGTGCTGCTCTCCGGAAGGAGGTCTATCGGCCACAGCCAAGGCTTCTCTGTGGCTCGTGGGAGCCACCTGCAAGTCAGCAGCTCTCTCCGCACAGGTCCCACGAGAGGAAGGGCCTGAGGCTGCAGCCTGCCCCTCGCTCCCTGACTGGGAGTGAGCCTGGGCTTCCCCAGCCCCCTCTGGCCCCTCGCTTCCCCTCGCTGTGGGTGGGACACCTGTtgtcacctcccccaccccagcacctggCAGGTTCTGCTCAGAGGCCGGCACCCTGAGACCCAGCAGCTTGTCTGGAGCTGGATCCTGGGGAACCAGAAGGGAAACCTCAGCCAACTCTTGCTTCTTCTCCATGTAGAACCCAGCAGGAAGTGCAGGCAGAGGGGGAATGGCCACACCCTGAGTCCCATCTAGAAGCTTCTCTGGGCTGAGCGCCATGGTGGGGTCCTTGCCCTGCGCAGACTTCTCAGGTCCTGGCTTTCCTGCAGGTGCACTCCGGGGCCGCTCGGAGGCCAGGACGCCCAGCACGGACTGCTCAAAGATCTTGGTGATGTGCTCCCTGAAGTCAGGGAGCCCGGCAATGGCGCTGCTCTGCTTGGAGCTTACGTCCACACCACCTGGCGTGCTCCTCTTCAGGTCGCGGGAGGCTCCTGTCCTCTCCCCGCTGCCCTCCGTCTCTCTCGCTGCCCCGCTTGCACTGGCAGGACACGCTGGGGTCTCACTGGCCTCAGCATCTACACCCGGAGCGGCCGCTGTTCTCTCCTGCCCTGCTGTCTGCTGAGCCTTGGCCGGAAGCAGCAGCCTGTCCAGGTAGGGCATGGAACCCAGGGGGGCCTCAGTGGCTCCAGCTTCGGGGCTTTCACTGCTGGGTTGCATGTTAGGGACTTCCTCACCTGCAGCTCCTGGTGGCAAGAGGGAGGTACAGGAGCCAGCAGAGAGTGTCACGGAGATGGCGTCGTCCACGGCAAGCAGGGGTCCCCCTGGGGGACAGGCGACTTCGGCAGGAGTTCTGGggcaggtctcccaggaggcagctttcACCCGGCtgtcttctgctcccttcccgGCGGCTGCACCATCGATATGTAGATAAGGAGTGTAAGGAGTGTCTGGAGCAGCCTCCACAGGGGGCGCACCCGGCAGGAGCCCCTCAGGGTTGGGCACAGCCTGCTGGGCGGACatatccactgcactcctgggggcCCCGCGCAGCTCTCCGGCTGGCAGCCAGGCATCCTGGCAGCTGAGCGTGGGCTGCTCAGCCTGGCAGGGCGCACCGAGGGCCAAGGTAGATGCTCCCTCCTGGGGGGTGAGGCAGGGGTCAGTCTGAAGGAAGCTGCCATTGCCAGCGTCTTCTCCTGGGTGCTGGGAAGCCCGCTGCACCCCTGGGTCTCCATCAGCATTCCCACTTCTCTCGGCAGCCCCGCCTTCACTGCTTGCTGAGAAACCTCCAGGTAACTTTCGGGCCTCCGTGACGGAGCCCGGAAGCTGCTCCATCTCtagccatggggccggcactggctGCTGCCTGCCTTGCTGGGTTTCACCACACGCAGGCTGAGGGGGCGTGACAGTGGGGCTGGCAGCCACTGGGGCTGGCAAGCAGGGAGCTGCCCCTGGGAGGGTCCCTGAGTCAAGTGCATGAGCGCTGCTGCTTGCCATCTCCGGCTCGCCCAAGCCTGGGAGCCCGGGCCAAGCCAAGGCAGCTTCAGAGACTCCCACATCCCCGGGACGTGCTTCTTCATGCCGGCCGCCTGTTCTTGAAGCATCGGCCAGGTCCTGCCAGGGCttgtcctgcccctgcccagcctggtcatattcctttccattcacatcGCCTGCAAGATTGGAGTCTTCCAAGGCGTGCTCTGCAGGAGGCGAGACCCCTGAGGGCTGACCTCTGTCTGCTCCCTCTTGCTCATCTGCCCCCTGCACCAGCAGCTTCTGTTCTTTGGGGGCGGCCGACTCTGAGTCCTCTGCAGGAGAAATCTCTGGATCTGCCTTCCTGGGAGATGAACTTGGACCCTGAGACACACTGCCCTCGGGGGGCTCACGTGGGGGTTCTGAGCCAGAAGCCTGCTCCTGTCCTCCGGGAGTAGGTGAGCACGCAGTCCCGCAAGGTTCCACAGGTACAGGTACACGGGGCATCTCAAAGCCTGCATCACCTGGAGAAGTCTCTTTCCCACTGTCGGGCGGGTGGGGCTTCTGTTTGAGCACATCAGAGATCGGAGTTTCTGGGTCCAACTGGGAGGACTCCAGACGGCTTTTAGCAGACTGCGGGGGCCTCTCCGATGTGGCCCCTGTGGTCTGGGTGTTGCCTGAGACGGATGGATCTCCCTGCCCATCTCGCTCCAGGTCAAGCGTGGTGAGTCCAGGGGCCACTGTCGGGTTCTCCCCATCCTGGGGAGGTGGCCCATCAGCATGAACTTCCTGTCCAGCTGCACCGCACCCCAGCCCACGGGGTTGGCCCAGGGGTGCGGTCGGCAAGCCCTCCCTGTCACAGCTGCCCGTCAGCGTGGTTTCTGGAGCGCTCTCCTGGGCCTCGGGTACAACCTCTGCAGCGGGCCTTGCTGCGAAAGCTGGATTCTCAGATTCTAAGGCAGATCCTGAGCCCCCCTCACCCTGAAGGATGTCGGGACATTCGCTCTGTGACCCCGGCTGCTCCCCGATGGCTCCTTCTGAAACAGTGCGctcagcagctccatccagggcagggccctcctcCTCACGGAGCCTGTGCAGCGCGGCAGCTGAATGGGCTGCGTGGGTTTCGGccagcacctgcctccctgcctctgctggtgGGCGCCCAGGCCCTTCTGCCCTTCTGGGTGGCCCgtctgcgcctgcgcctgcgcctgcgccagGAAGAGCTCTGCTGTCTGCACCGCCTGTTGCCTTCGGGGCCACATCGTCATCCACCTCCAGATCAGGCTTGCCGTGGAAGGCCTGGGACTCCTGTCCCCCCCAGTGCCCAGGATCCGCCCCACCAGAAGGCTCTGGGGCTTCTTCCCGTGCCCTCGGGTTGGCTCCAGGGGGTCTGCTtgcttcctgggcccctgctgggctCTCAGCATCTTCAGGAACCTCAACGCCACCCTTTGGCCCCAGTGGGCTCCTGGAACTTTCGCTTAAtgtgctgggagggggagggggagggggcagcccccCTGCTGGGACTGTGTGCCTTTGCTCCCTGGTGGAGCACTCCCCCTTCTCCTGGAGGGATGGGACAGGCACGTCCCCAAGGCTCCCTTCTGGATGCCCTCGCTCATTTCCTGGATCGGATGCTTGCTTCTCCGATCCTGCCAACCCTGCGTCCACCAACTCTTCGGCTGGATCTGTAGAAACCGGCAGCTCGGCTCCGGAAACGGGCTCGCTGGCCAACCTGCTGGATGCTCCCGCGGCAGCCGGCAGGGAAGCGAGGCTTGAAGCTGGATGCACTCCCCCTGGCAGGGAGGACTCCACGCTCAGCACCCCTCCTGCAGGCTGGCCTCCTGCGGCCACAGGGACAGCTTCCTCTGGCTCAAGTCCCCCTGTCCCGGTCCGCAAATCACCTTGAGCCGTGCTAGTGTCCAGAGTTTCCGTCCAAGAGCCACCGGCCCCTGCTGCCGGGGCAGGGCTCGGCATGTCCCTGGGCAGCTCTGTGTGTGGCAAGTGGTCCCTGGGTGGCTGCTGGCAGCCTCCCTGGAGCACGGCCTCCCCTTCGGCTTCTCGGGAAGCCCCTGAATTACTCTGAAAGGGGTGGCCCCTCTCGAGGAACTCCAAGCTATCAGCTGGACCCCAAGGTGAGTCCTGCACTTGGCACTTGTCTCCGTCTGAGGCTCTTTGGGAGGGACGTGGTGGGGGCAGCGCCTCTGGTTTGAGGGGCGACTCCTCCCGGCTGGCCGAGCGCTCCGGGGGCAGGGCCTCTGGTTTGAGGGGCGACTCCTCCCGGCTGGCCGGGCACTCCTCGCctggctgggctgcagcaggtgccaCGCCCTGACTGAACTCTGCACCCTGTGAGCCTGCAGGCCGGTCCCCCTCTGCACACAGCTGGCCCTTCACCGGCTCTCCGGGAGGCACTGGGGGATTTCTAGACGACCGCTCAGCACAGCTGGAGGAAGAGGTCTTCTGTCCCTCTACATCCtccagctcactctctctcccagcGCTGGGGACGATGGCAGCCACGATGTGCGGAGCAGGGCTGTCCCCTTCCAGGGCCAAGGCTGTCCCAGCATCCCCTGGGGCACTCGGGGACGGTCCCCTCCTGGGGAGCTGAGCGAGGGGACCATCTTCAggtgctgctgctggcctggcagAGCAACCTTCCGGGGGGCACTCGGCGAACGGCATAGCGGGCCGctcctgctcccagggcagcggCGGGCTGGGCAGCGCAGAACCTTCCAGCCCCTTGGCTTCCTGTGGGCGCTTCCTCGGCTCGGTCACCTCTGGGGACGCGATGCAGGGATCCGGGCCGGCGGCActctcagaagtggagcaggagcctCCGCGCCCAGTGCTGCCAACAATGAAAACACTGAATGTTTCACTGGTTCTCACGGAAACCAAGGACAGAGCCACACTGCAGGCAGGCTCGCTCCCAACCCtcctccccaaaaggccaccagGTGCCTCAGCCACAGCCAGAGTCCCCACGCAGCCCTCAGCCTCTACCCCCCAACATAGCCATGCCACATGCCCTCACTTTCTCCAAAAAGAACCAATGCAATGCGTCACAGTCAGTGTGGGACTTGCTATGCTCATCAGTAGTGAATATGGAAACACAATCGTACTTGTCTAAAATGCAAGAAGCCCAGAAAGTTTTTAACAAGAAGAAATCATaagagggttttgtttgtttgtttagttgttgctgatttttttttttcagatttatttgaaggtcagagttacagagaaagagggagagatggacagagagggatcttccatctaatggttcgctcctcagatggctgcaatggccagggctaggccaggccaaagccaggagccaggagcttcttccaagtctcccacatggctggcagggacccaaggacttgggtgtcttccactgcttttcccagcgcattagcagggagtggatcagaagcagagcagtcagaacactaaccagcacccatatgagatgctggtgttataggcagtggcttaacacactatgccacagcatgtcAGCCCATAACAGGGACCTTGAACCAGTTCTGTAGGGATTACAAGGGGGGCTTGCACGGGGGTCCTTAAGTGTTCAGGAGAGGACACACACTCTGATAAAGCCATGGTTTGAAGGAAGAGCTAATCTTGAAGACAGCTCACTTGCATCTTCGCGTTTAACAAGTGGTACAGTGAGAGGCACAACCCAGAAATCACTTCTAGCTAGCCAGAGAATTTCTGCACGAGGCCAGTTCGTGAGGCGTATTCAACAAGTCCACGAGAAACATGCGTATCTTTCAACTCCATCTTTCTCATGAAGTCTCCTGTCCAGCTCCCGGGCTCTGAATCACCTGTGTATCCGCATTGATCTCAACATGGACATGCTTAGCTGGGCGACATGTGTATAGAAAAAAGTGTGAAGCACACAGGAAACTTAGGTCTGAATTATGGACTTGGTATAGATAACCAGTTACCCAGTAAGTATAAAATAGCTTATTGCACAGCATACTTGAACCATGTTGCAGACttctagttttatttaaaaaaacactttatggccaaaataaaatttggaagatgtagaaaaaaaatccctttagcACTTGCCACTTTGTGTTCTAATCaatttcttttcctctctatGTTTTAAGGGGGTACAATTTTTTGTCATTTCTACACAGCTGTGATTTTGCATACTGACTCCAAGCACATATCAACATTCACTCCAGGTAAAATTAACAGAAGTAGGGATTTTTCTAAGccttttactatttattttagcTCTTATAGGGAAGAATAATAGCAAAGGCAAAtgtatggaaattttttttttcttttggagctGCCTGCTACGTCCACACCTGTTTACACAGATGCAGACCCACTGAGTTCTGGGTGTGTCCGGAGGAAAGATTCTATGCTCCAcgtccactccccaaattccagcttcccacgCAAGGCACACACGTTCCATTATGATGGACGCACACAGCGGGAAGCTGACGTGCATtcctgttaaaattttttaaaatatatgcctGTGTCCCCCCAGATCCATATGTTGACTCCAGTGTGTCAAATGACCCCCAAAATGACTATTTGGAGACAAATAACGGAAATAATGGGGGTTAAACAAAGCTACGGAGGGGAGCCCCCAATCCTCCAGGACGGGTGCCTCCGTAAGGAGAGGAACAGGGGCAGGAGCATGGCACAGCAGCTGAGTCACCACTTGGGGTGCCGGCGTCCCACACCGGAGCACGTGGTTTGGGTCCcaactcttccacttccaatccagctcctgggagtGGCAGAGTGCGGCTCAAGCACTTAGACGATAAGCTGTTACCCGGGTCACCTCTCTGAGACTGAGTTCACGTGTGTGGAGCTGAAAAATGTGGTCAAAGTTTCTTTTTAGACTAAACCCCAGTAACCAGCCTGTTTCCTTGAGATTCGTCTCACGACCCCATTGACCTAaacgggggtggggagcaggtgctggaAAGTAGCTGAGTCAACGATTGAGAGCCAGGCTAGTTCAGTGGCAAAGACCTAAGGGCTCCAGGCTCCTTCCCAGCGAGAGGCACCCGCGGTGACGGCTCTGGGAGGGTCCCTGCTGTCCGAGTTTGTGTCCGAGCCTCAGAAGGACCCAGGGACCGCGCGTCTCTGTGAGATGAGAAAAGACATTGGCTTCTGCCCGTGGCTTCCTTTCCCTAACTCTTTTCCCACTGCTCCCAAAATAAATGGCAAGTGTTTGGCAGCATTTCCATTTAAAGACCAAAGGAAGAAACTTGATCTGGTGCCTTCTGAAGGTCTCCAGAGAGCCTGGGTTGGACAATGTCACATAAAGAATCATTAACTACGAGAGGCTGGGAGAACGGCAGGTGGCTAAGGACAGAGGCACAGGAAAGGAAGGACAGTTGTCCTTGGACACGAAAAACTGTGAGGGAAGCCGGCTGTCGCCCCAGCTTAAGGACTGGAGAGGGTGG of the Oryctolagus cuniculus chromosome 15, mOryCun1.1, whole genome shotgun sequence genome contains:
- the TACC2 gene encoding transforming acidic coiled-coil-containing protein 2 isoform X3 — encoded protein: MGNENSTSDNQQEEAGSHSVILWPPNPEPLQRTSSAQSPGSLQPPGSSQDTQRKQVDAPRSPGHRDSCSTGRGGSCSTSESAAGPDPCIASPEVTEPRKRPQEAKGLEGSALPSPPLPWEQERPAMPFAECPPEGCSARPAAAPEDGPLAQLPRRGPSPSAPGDAGTALALEGDSPAPHIVAAIVPSAGRESELEDVEGQKTSSSSCAERSSRNPPVPPGEPVKGQLCAEGDRPAGSQGAEFSQGVAPAAAQPGEECPASREESPLKPEALPPERSASREESPLKPEALPPPRPSQRASDGDKCQVQDSPWGPADSLEFLERGHPFQSNSGASREAEGEAVLQGGCQQPPRDHLPHTELPRDMPSPAPAAGAGGSWTETLDTSTAQGDLRTGTGGLEPEEAVPVAAGGQPAGGVLSVESSLPGGVHPASSLASLPAAAGASSRLASEPVSGAELPVSTDPAEELVDAGLAGSEKQASDPGNERGHPEGSLGDVPVPSLQEKGECSTREQRHTVPAGGLPPPPPPPSTLSESSRSPLGPKGGVEVPEDAESPAGAQEASRPPGANPRAREEAPEPSGGADPGHWGGQESQAFHGKPDLEVDDDVAPKATGGADSRALPGAGAGAGADGPPRRAEGPGRPPAEAGRQVLAETHAAHSAAALHRLREEEGPALDGAAERTVSEGAIGEQPGSQSECPDILQGEGGSGSALESENPAFAARPAAEVVPEAQESAPETTLTGSCDREGLPTAPLGQPRGLGCGAAGQEVHADGPPPQDGENPTVAPGLTTLDLERDGQGDPSVSGNTQTTGATSERPPQSAKSRLESSQLDPETPISDVLKQKPHPPDSGKETSPGDAGFEMPRVPVPVEPCGTACSPTPGGQEQASGSEPPREPPEGSVSQGPSSSPRKADPEISPAEDSESAAPKEQKLLVQGADEQEGADRGQPSGVSPPAEHALEDSNLAGDVNGKEYDQAGQGQDKPWQDLADASRTGGRHEEARPGDVGVSEAALAWPGLPGLGEPEMASSSAHALDSGTLPGAAPCLPAPVAASPTVTPPQPACGETQQGRQQPVPAPWLEMEQLPGSVTEARKLPGGFSASSEGGAAERSGNADGDPGVQRASQHPGEDAGNGSFLQTDPCLTPQEGASTLALGAPCQAEQPTLSCQDAWLPAGELRGAPRSAVDMSAQQAVPNPEGLLPGAPPVEAAPDTPYTPYLHIDGAAAGKGAEDSRVKAASWETCPRTPAEVACPPGGPLLAVDDAISVTLSAGSCTSLLPPGAAGEEVPNMQPSSESPEAGATEAPLGSMPYLDRLLLPAKAQQTAGQERTAAAPGVDAEASETPACPASASGAARETEGSGERTGASRDLKRSTPGGVDVSSKQSSAIAGLPDFREHITKIFEQSVLGVLASERPRSAPAGKPGPEKSAQGKDPTMALSPEKLLDGTQGVAIPPLPALPAGFYMEKKQELAEVSLLVPQDPAPDKLLGLRVPASEQNLPGAGVGEVTTGVPPTARGSEGPEGAGEAQAHSQSGSEGQAAASGPSSRGTCAERAADLQVAPTSHREALAVADRPPSGEQHQETAARDRQHRGDGPQEPARPEGPGNVPSSTHAPDISSPRGDVLTGPEASDEAWTLDTLGGERRPGGAAGIAGGQNVPGEQSAPEPPAGKALGTALEPGRVAGPAAEAVGDIILSPGETRARASGDLPETGPTGVLARSAPDTALPGSRQDPGFPDSVQPMEDAATSPGGSPAGHQQAEEQPRREHPTAAGDRKVCVSSPPELGNMQDQTLPPLVPEELQAASACPAAARVDLAAPASGLAALPSAPAVHGAEASTSSCQDLVQDASRSSDSEEAFETPESTTPVKAPPAPPPPPPEVIPEPEVSAPPPPEEPGCSSETTSVADGPRHDSVEGSPFRPPSHSFSAVFDEDKPIASSGTYNLDFDSIELVDSFQSSEPRSPDAKAPECPGGSRRKSTDSVPACKSSLPRSLSLQAGDFDGASCAAGPEAAALAPDAYGTGSSSASSTLKRTKKPRPPSLKKKQTTKKPTETPPVEETQPEPAGEGPVLTKEHVASETKTEPAKPEGSRSASSEESPPEPAACPPDCEGAEGASAPASAGGRVQNSPTVGRKALPASTAPEAAAVTPAESGGAGDSPARGLSVRLEFDYSEDKGGWDSQGDGTPASKKTGKKPVAKMPLRRPKMKKTPEKLDNAPASPTSSPAEPSDIPMAKGTYTFDIDKWDDPNFNPFSSTSKMQESPKLPQQSYTFDPEACDESVDPFKASSKTPSSPSKSPASFEIPASAIEAGAMDGDGLNKPAKKKKTPLKTMVEDVMSVCSLFDTFRVKKSPKRSPLSDPPSQDPTPAATPETPPVISAVVHATDEEKLAVTNQKWTCMTVDLEADKQDFPQPSDLSTFVNETKFSSPTEELDYRNSYEIEYMEKIGTSLPDDDAPKKQALYLMFDTSQESPVKSPPARVSDSPTPCSGSSFEETEALVNTAAKIQHPVTRGLAPSQEPPMQAPEKPSQKELEAMALGTPAEADEITAPDAAFASADALLSRLAHPTSLCGPLDCLEPDLAEKNPPVFAQKLQEELEFAIMRIEALKLARQIALASRSRQDAKREAAHPTDVSISKTALYSRIGASDVDKPAGLLFRQPDLDAALQMARAEIITKEREVSEWKDKYEESRREVLEMRKIVAEYEKTIAQMIEDEQREKSVSHQTVQQLVLEKEQALADLNSVEKSLADLFRRYEKMKEVLEGFRKNEEVLKKCAQEYLSRVKKEEQRYQALKVHAEEKLDRANAEIAQVRGKAQQEQAAYQASLRKEQLRVDALERTLEQKNKEIEELTKICDELIAKMGKS